The genome window CATTTCCCGACCCCCGGCGCGATCGTTCGGTACTCCTGCTTCGCCAACAACACCGGCGGGAGCTTTACCGGGCCGCAGACACCCCGCAACATCGGACTCCTGACGAACCGCAACGCCAATGGGGATTCCTGCGACGCGTACTGCAATATCCTGCTCGATCCGCTGTTCAATGACAGCACCGAAACGGGAATCGAACTCACTCCGGGCTCGCCCTGCATTGACGCCGGCGATCCGCTGTCGTCCCCCGATCCCGATGGCTCGCTTCCCGATCTGGGAGCGTTATGGTATGCTCCGCTAAGTGTGAACGAAGATCACGTCGAGCTGCCGGCCGTGGCCATGCTTCTTCCGGCCTATCCCAATCCGTTCAATCCCGCCACCACCCTGGCCTTCGATCTGGCCCGCCCCGGCCTGGTCTCGCTGAAGGTCTTCGATCTTCTCGGTCGCGAGATGGCCGTGCTGCTCAACGGTTCGCTGCAACCCGGGCGGCATTCGTTGCAGTGGAACGCTGCCGAGGCTCCGGCCGGAACCTATTTCGCCGTCCTCGAAACCGCCGGCGTCCGCACCGCGCAGAAGCTCCTGCTCCTGAAATAGTGCGCACCGCCGTGTGCTTCTCTTTCTTGTTCATTCTACACTGACAACTCAATTTGGCGGCACCGTCGCGGTGCCGCTCATTTTTCCGTGCACGATCCCATTCCCCCCAAACCCATCCTCCCCTCGGTCGGCATTGACCTGATGGAGGTCGAGCGTATCCGCCTCATGCTCGACGACGAGGAATTCCTTAATCGCATCTTCACCGAGCAGGAACGGTCGGAGTGCCTGCGTCGCCTGAAACCCGAGGAGTGTCTGGCCGCCCGCTGGGCCGCTAAAGAGGCGGTGGCCAAGGCGCTCGGCGTGGGAATCGGCAAGTTTCTCACGTTTCAAGACGTGGAAGTGATCGTCGGCGAGCGCAAGGCTCCCTACATTCGCATTCACGGCCCCTATTCCCATCACCCCATGCGCATCGCCCTCAGCCTCTCCCACACCCGCACCACCGCCGCCGCCATGGTCATGATCTTCCCCGGCGAATTGGAGGAAGGACAAGACTCGTAGCGCTGTACTGCGTGCGGGAGTTTCCCTCCACTTTGTGGGGGGACGAAAGGGGGGCAGGGGCCGATTGCATCGCCCGTCGTAGTTTCAAACGGCAGTGTGTTCTCTTCGCTTGTGGCATCTTGGTTTCTTGGCATCTTTGATCTTGTAGGGGCCGATTCATCGTGCCTGCGCGCACCCGCCGTTGTCGGCCTCCAGATTGGCAATGGCGCAAAGGTCCCGTAGCGCCGCATGGACATGCGCTCTCAATGAATTGTGTGGCACGGTCGTGCGCAGCCACGGAGAGAAAATGGGCACGATAAATCGGCCACCACCATTCATCCATAACGTTCCGGGCACGCGAGGACGCGTGCCACGGCGGAACGCTCTTGATTTTCTTATTTTCCCATTTTTGCATTTTCGGATTTCCCATGCTTCCACTCTTGACTTCCGACCAAATGCGCGCGCTCGACGCGCACGCGATTGACGAAATCGGCATTCCCGGCATCGTGCTCATGGAAAACGCCGCGCGGGCGGTGGTGGATGCCATCGAAGAAAACTGCGGTGACACGGAGTTCCTGAGCGTGGCCGTCCTCGGCGGACCCGGCAACAACGGCGGCGACGGTTTCGCGATTGCCCGCCAGCTCTATCTGCGCGGGGCCGACGTGGACGTCTTCCTGCTCGGCGAGGAATCCGCGCTCACGGGCGATGCGCTGGCCAACTACAATCTCTTGAAAGCGCTCGAACTCTTTCCCATGCCGTGGGATGCCGAGAACGGGATCACGCTCGACGAATACGACGTTGTCGT of bacterium contains these proteins:
- the acpS gene encoding holo-ACP synthase, translating into MHDPIPPKPILPSVGIDLMEVERIRLMLDDEEFLNRIFTEQERSECLRRLKPEECLAARWAAKEAVAKALGVGIGKFLTFQDVEVIVGERKAPYIRIHGPYSHHPMRIALSLSHTRTTAAAMVMIFPGELEEGQDS